The nucleotide window AGATGGAATCCTCGATCAGTTCCATGACGGAGGGCGCGTTGTCCTGCCGCTGCCAGCCCGAGAACGGGCGGCCATCATATTCAATCAGAAGCTTGTAACGAGGCATGGCGTCCCTTCATCAGGCGATCACATCACCAATCTTCAGGTCGGCACCGCGCAGGAACTCGTCGGCCTTCATGGCGCCCTTGCCTGCCCGCTGCAACATGACGAGGCGAACCGCGCCCGCACCACAGGCAACAGTCATGGCATCATCGAGCAGTTCACCCGGAGTGCCCTTGCCATCGGCCAGTTCCGAGCGCAGCAGCTTGACGCGCTGGGCCTTGCCACGGATGGTCATCTCGCACCAGGCCCCCGGAAATGGCGAAAGGCCGCGAATGGTATTGTGGATCTCGTCTGCCGATCTTGAGAAGTCGATGCGGCTTTCCGCCTTGTCGATCTTCTTGGCGTAGGTGACGCCCTCTTCCGGTTGCGAGCGGGACTGCAGCAGCCCGCGCGACAGGGCCGCCAGCGCCCGGACCATCAGGTCAGCGCCCAACACCATCATGCGATCATGCAAATCCTCTGCCGTCATCTCGGCGGTGATGGCAATGGTTTCGGACATGCAGATGTCGCCGGTATCAAGCCCCTCGTCCATGCGCATGACCTGAACGCCGGTCTCCCGGTCGCCCGCCATGATGGCGCGCTGGATCGGAGCGGCACCACGCCAGCGTGGCAGCAGCGAGCCATGCAGATTGAGGCACCCTTCGCGCGGTGCCTCGAGAATGGCTTTCGGCAGCAGCAGGCCATAGGCAACAACCACGGCGACATCGGCATCGAGCGCGCGGAATTTTTCCTGCTCCTCTTCCGATTTCAGCGACGTGGGTGTGAAGACGGGCAGGCCAAGCTGTTCTGCGGCCTCGTGCACCGGGGTCTTGCGCTCTTCCATGCCGCGCCCAGCCGGTCTTGGCGGCTGGGAATAGACAGCAACCACCTCGTGGCCCTGCCCGACGATTTCCATCAGGGTGGGAACCGAAAAATCCGGAGCTCCCATAAAGACAACGCGCAGCATGCTCGATCCTTTCCAAGGTGGTAACGGTTTGACAGTCGCCCTAGAGGACGCTCTTGTCCTTCTGTTTCGCCAGCTTGGTGAATTTCTTGATCACCCGGTCGCGACGCAGCTTGGAGATATAGTCGATGAACAGAGCGCCGTTCAGATGATCGAACTCATGCTGGGCGCAGGTTGCCTCGAGACCATCGAGCTCGAGCCGCTGCTCTTTGCCGAAACGGTCCAGAAACTTCATCGTCACAAGCTTGGGCCGGTCAACCTCCGCGTAATATTCCGGAATCGACAGACACCCCTCTTCGTGGGTGTTCAGCTCTTCTGACTGCAAGATGATTTGCGGATTGATCATGCAGATGGGGGCGTTTTCCTCACGCGAGGTATCCATCACAAAGATGCGTCTGTCCACGCCCACCTGTATGCCAGCCAAGCCGATGCCCGGGGCCTTATACATGGTTTCCAGCATATTATCGAGAAGTCGGCGCAGATCATCGTCCACGCGCTCAACCGGAAGCGACTGCTTTCGCAGGATCGGATCCGGCAATGTTACAATATCCATCACTGCCATGAAGCTGAAATAAGCAATTCCACCGCGAGCGTCAATCGCAAAGCGCATCAAGGGGCAGGAAAATCCTGAGCTTTTCGCATTAAGTCCAAGCCCGGTCGGTCTTTAATATGTTCACTCTTTGTTTCTTACAGCCTCCGAATCACTCTATAGTCACGCCATGAATGACATCGTGATCACCATCGGCCAGCATGGCCTTACCACATTTCAGGTGCTGATCGGAGCTCTGGCGCTGATCGCAGGGCTTGTCCTGTGGCTGCTGCTCGGCCTCACGCGACAGAACGGTAGCCGGGAACAGGCGCTCTACGAGGCCCAGGAGCAGGCGCGGGCCCAGCGAGCGCAGGTGGAGGAGCTTTCCCGCCTGCAGGCCGAGATGACCGGACGCATGCAGACGATGGCAGAGATCTTCTCGACCCGCCAGACCGAGATGTCCCAGGTGCTGACCAACCGGATGGACGGCATGGGCCACCGGCTGACCCAGACCGTGACCCGCAGCCTTGGTGAACAGCAGAAGATGACCGGAGACCATTTGCGCGCCCTCTATGAGCGGCTGGCGGTTATCGACAAGGCGCAGGGCAATATCACCGAACTGTCCGGCCGCGTGGTGGAACTGCAGCAGATCCTTGCCAACAAGCAGACCCGCGGCACCTTCGGACAGGGACGGATGGAAGCCATCATCGAGGATGCCCTGCCAAGACACGCCTATGATTTCCAGTTCACCCTGTCGAATGGCAAGCGCCCGGACTGCGTCATCCATATCCCCAATGATACCGCCGTGCTGATCATCGATGCCAAATTCCCGCTGGAAGGCTGGACGGCGGTCAAGGAAGCAGCCAACCCGGACGAGGACAAGGCCGCCCGCACCCGCTTCCGCAATGACGTCAAGAAGCACATCAAGGACATTTCCGAGCGCTATTTCATCGTCGGCGAAACGCAGGACACGGCCTTCATGTTCGTGCCGTCGGAAAGCCTGTTTGCCGATCTGCACGAGCAGTTCGACGATGTCGTGCAGACGGCCCACCGCGCCCGGATCGTCATTGTCTCGCCGTCGCTGCTGACCCTGTCGATTCAGGTAATCCAGTCGATCCTCAAGGATGCCCGGATGCGCGAACAGGCTCACATCATTCAGCGCGAAGTGACCCTGCTTGTCGAGGATGTCAGCCGACTGGACGACAGGGTCTCCAAGCTGCAAAGCCATTTCGGTCAGGCACAGAAGGATGTGGAGCAGATCCTTACCTCGACGGGCAAGATCGTCACCCGTGGCCGCAAGATCGAGGAGATCGACGTCAGCGAACGGGAGCAGGAAGCTGCGAATCTGGCTTTGGATCAGGACGAGCTAGCCGGTCAGAGTGAGACTCCTGTGGGACGCAAAACACCTTACGGTATCGCGGGCCCCTAAGTGGTCGCAGACTGTGAGGATGAAATCAGTAGCCGAGCGAGTTCACTCTTTGATGGAGAGCGAACTCAAGTTTTCATCAGAAAGAATTGCTTCATATTGATCGACAATGTCCTGAATATATGGAGGAATGCGGCTTGCAGTGATCCTCCACTCTTGAAACATCGACAGTGCTAAATCTAAATCTTTCAGTTCGGCACCAGATAAGAGTTGAGACTTGTGAAATTCGCACATGTCGAGAATCTGAAACGCTAACTTCGTTTGTTCATCTAAAACTTCTTTTATACCCTCACACAGTTCTGGGCAGTCAGGACAAATGTGGTAACAACGTCTCAACAATCTAGGTTTGGCAAGATTTATGATATCAAGAGCTCTGCTAATGTCGCCAGCAGTCTCATAGTTCAAACGCTCAATTTCGACCCTACGATTTCTACGCTGTATATCCCATTCACTCTTTAAGCCTAATACTGCCAATAACCAGCCAATTATATCCATAATCCACCTGCCAGTGCCACTACCCTATTCAAACAGCTTGCGGCTGCGGATTGCCTGCAGCAGGGTGCCCTCGTCGAGATAGTCAAGCTCACCACCAATCGGCACGCCATGGGCAAGCTGAGAGATTTTCAGCGGCTCGTGGTCCGGATTGGCCGCCTTCAGCGCGCGAGCCTGTGCCTGCAATTGATCGGTGATGTAATGGGCCGTCGTCTGGCCCTCCACGGTGGCGTTGACTGCAAGAATGATTTCCTTGACCTCACCCTTGGCGGTGCGGCGCAGCAGCCCGGCGATGTTGAGATCGTCCGGCCCAACTCCGTCCAGCGGGCTCAGGGTTCCACCGAGCACATGGTAGGGCGCATTGATGACCGATGCCCGTTCCAGCGCCCAGAGGTCCGAGACATCCTCGACCACCACCAAAACGGAGACGTCGCGACGGCTGTCGTTACAAATCGTGCAGGGGCTGGTGCTGTCGATGTTGCCACAGGTCTCGCAGACCTTGATGGTCTCGACGGCTTCACGCATGGCGTCGGATAGCGGCACGAGCAGCTGCTCGCGGTTCTTGATCAGATGCAGCGCCACCCGCCGGGCCGAGCGCGGCCCCAAACCGGGCAGTCGCGAAAGCAGTTTGATCAGCTTTTCAATTTCAGGTCCGGCAACATGACTGGCCATTCCACACCTCACCTTGCTGTCGCCTCACGCCGGGCGAGCGATCCTTCAGGATTTGCTGACGATTGCCGCTGCGGCACCTGCCATGGCAACCGCACCGGTTCGATTGGCGATGCGGACCGCCCGCGGGCTCTTCAGCAACAACCGCGCCTTGCTGGCAAAGAAGACCCAGCCCAGATCGACCGTCGCCAGCGTGATCAGCATGGTGACCATCAGCTCGAACCAGCCCACCGCAGTGACCGCGCCAAGATCGATGAGTGTCGGCAACAGGGCGGCATAAAAGAGCATGATCTTGGGATTGCCCATGGTCACCGCGAACCCGGCCAGAAACATGCCTATACCGGATTTCCGGGTTGGCAGGACCTGCTCTTCCGCCACGTCGTGACGGGACGTCCACATCCTGTAAGCCATATAGACCAGATAGCCGCAGCCGAGCCATTTGATGACGGCAAAGACCGAGGCAAAGCTGGATGCCACTACCGAAAGACCGCCGATAGCCAACGACAGCCAGACCGCCTCACCAAGCCACATGGCCACGACGAAGGGCAGCACATCGCGATAGCCGCGGCTGAGCACACGGGCGACCAGCGCCGTAATGCTGGGGCCCGGCACACTGGCAACCAGAAACAGGGTTCCGGCATATAGCAACAGGGAGGAGAGGGTCATCGGATCAACTCTTTTGTCACGGACAGAAGAAACTGGCAGAGAGAACAGACCAATACAATCAGGCCAACACAATCAGGACAGTCTGATCAGAACGGCAGTTTCATGCCAGCGGGCAGGCCCAGATCACTCGCCATGGACTGCATCTTGTCCTGCATGGCGGCTTCCACCTTGGCCTTGGCGTCATTGTGAGCGGCGATGATGAGGTCTTCAAGGATTTCCGCGTCGTCGGCATTGATCATGGACGGATCAATGGACAGGGATTTCATCTGGCCCTTGCCGGTCAGGACGACCTTGACCATGTCGCCACCGGAAACGCCGGTTGCTTCCATTTCGGCAACCTGTTCCTGCATCTCGGCCATCTTGGCCTGCATTTCCTTCGCCTTCTTCATCATCTTCATCATGTCCATGAGATCTTCCTTTCGTGGTGACGCCCCGGCGGCTCTGAAGCGCCAGCAGGCTCATCTCTCTTGGTTTTCATTCGGGTTTGCTTGCGCCGCCGACGAGGGCTAGAAATCGTCCAGTCCCAGTTCATCGGCGTCATCGATCATCAGGGACATATCGCCCTCTTCTTCCGGATCTTCAACGACGGGGGCCAGAAATTCTTCTTCAAAGTCGCGATTGATGCGCACATCAACCACCTTGGAGCCGGGGAAGGCCTTGCGCACGGCTTCGACCAGCGGATGATGGTCGGCTTCCTCTCGGGCCTGTCGTTCACGCTCTTCCTTGCGCTCGAAAAGGGTCGCACCACCGCCCTCCTTGGCCAGATCAACCAGCCAGCGCTCGCCGGTCCAGTCGGAGAGCTTGCGCGACAGTTTGCTCTGCAACGCTTCGCCGTCGACGCCATCATAGGCGACCACGACCCGCCCCGGTTCAACCGAAACAGGGCGCACTGCGGATTCCAGAATGAATTGCAGGGCGATATCCCGGTGGGACTTGGCCAGAGCGATGATCTCTTCAAAACGGGTGATCACCGGCTTGACCGGCGAAACCGGTGCCTGTCCGGCTCCAGGCGCAGACGCGCTGGGCCTCTGCCGGTTGACCTGCACGTCGCTCTGGCTGGAGACCAGCCGCAGATTGGCTCTCTCGGCCTGTGCTGGCTCGGCATATCCGCGCTGGTGGTCCGGCGTCAGATCTTGCGCTGGCACGTTGGCAGCGGGCACGTTGGCAGCAGTCATGCCGCGCGAAGCCATGCCTGTCCCTGCCTGCATGGTGGTGGGGCCTGCACCACCGGACGGGCCTGGGCCTTGCGGGGGAACACCCTGCGGCATCTGGGCCTGTTGCGATGGCTGGGATGGCGCCCCGGGCACCCGCGCGTCGGGTGGCGTGGATGGCCCCGATCCGGCACCAGTTGGCATCGGCGGGCGGAAATCCTTGTTGGCCAGCATCCTGAGGGCTTCGTCAGGGCTCGGAAGATCGGCGACATAGGCCATCCGCACCAGCACCATCTCGGCAGAGGCCAGCGGCCGCGGCGAAGACTGAACCTCTGCCAGCCCCTTGAGCAGCATCTGCCAGGCGCGGGACAGAACCCGCACGGAGAGCGTGCCGGCAAAATCGCGCCCACGG belongs to uncultured Cohaesibacter sp. and includes:
- the fmt gene encoding methionyl-tRNA formyltransferase encodes the protein MRVVFMGAPDFSVPTLMEIVGQGHEVVAVYSQPPRPAGRGMEERKTPVHEAAEQLGLPVFTPTSLKSEEEQEKFRALDADVAVVVAYGLLLPKAILEAPREGCLNLHGSLLPRWRGAAPIQRAIMAGDRETGVQVMRMDEGLDTGDICMSETIAITAEMTAEDLHDRMMVLGADLMVRALAALSRGLLQSRSQPEEGVTYAKKIDKAESRIDFSRSADEIHNTIRGLSPFPGAWCEMTIRGKAQRVKLLRSELADGKGTPGELLDDAMTVACGAGAVRLVMLQRAGKGAMKADEFLRGADLKIGDVIA
- the def gene encoding peptide deformylase, which gives rise to MAVMDIVTLPDPILRKQSLPVERVDDDLRRLLDNMLETMYKAPGIGLAGIQVGVDRRIFVMDTSREENAPICMINPQIILQSEELNTHEEGCLSIPEYYAEVDRPKLVTMKFLDRFGKEQRLELDGLEATCAQHEFDHLNGALFIDYISKLRRDRVIKKFTKLAKQKDKSVL
- the rmuC gene encoding DNA recombination protein RmuC, producing MNDIVITIGQHGLTTFQVLIGALALIAGLVLWLLLGLTRQNGSREQALYEAQEQARAQRAQVEELSRLQAEMTGRMQTMAEIFSTRQTEMSQVLTNRMDGMGHRLTQTVTRSLGEQQKMTGDHLRALYERLAVIDKAQGNITELSGRVVELQQILANKQTRGTFGQGRMEAIIEDALPRHAYDFQFTLSNGKRPDCVIHIPNDTAVLIIDAKFPLEGWTAVKEAANPDEDKAARTRFRNDVKKHIKDISERYFIVGETQDTAFMFVPSESLFADLHEQFDDVVQTAHRARIVIVSPSLLTLSIQVIQSILKDARMREQAHIIQREVTLLVEDVSRLDDRVSKLQSHFGQAQKDVEQILTSTGKIVTRGRKIEEIDVSEREQEAANLALDQDELAGQSETPVGRKTPYGIAGP
- the recR gene encoding recombination mediator RecR, which codes for MASHVAGPEIEKLIKLLSRLPGLGPRSARRVALHLIKNREQLLVPLSDAMREAVETIKVCETCGNIDSTSPCTICNDSRRDVSVLVVVEDVSDLWALERASVINAPYHVLGGTLSPLDGVGPDDLNIAGLLRRTAKGEVKEIILAVNATVEGQTTAHYITDQLQAQARALKAANPDHEPLKISQLAHGVPIGGELDYLDEGTLLQAIRSRKLFE
- a CDS encoding LysE family translocator yields the protein MTLSSLLLYAGTLFLVASVPGPSITALVARVLSRGYRDVLPFVVAMWLGEAVWLSLAIGGLSVVASSFASVFAVIKWLGCGYLVYMAYRMWTSRHDVAEEQVLPTRKSGIGMFLAGFAVTMGNPKIMLFYAALLPTLIDLGAVTAVGWFELMVTMLITLATVDLGWVFFASKARLLLKSPRAVRIANRTGAVAMAGAAAAIVSKS
- a CDS encoding YbaB/EbfC family nucleoid-associated protein, whose translation is MDMMKMMKKAKEMQAKMAEMQEQVAEMEATGVSGGDMVKVVLTGKGQMKSLSIDPSMINADDAEILEDLIIAAHNDAKAKVEAAMQDKMQSMASDLGLPAGMKLPF
- a CDS encoding DNA polymerase III subunit gamma/tau, with the translated sequence MDDQEHQTAEGYRVLARKYRPASFDDLIGQAPMVRTLTNAFKAGRIAQAYMLTGVRGVGKTTTARILARALNYEIPGEINTPTIDMPRMGTHCQAIMEGRHVDIMEMDAASHTSINDIREIIEAARYKPVSARYKVYIIDEVHMLSTAAFNGLLKTLEEPPEHVKFIFATTEIRKVPVTVLSRCQRFDLRRIDAGEMAIYMQKLCGREKVEIEDDALQMIARAGEGSVRDSLSLLDQAISHGAGRITAETTRQMLGLADRARIIDLFEALMKGDVARALDELKSQYDIGAEPAVVLSDLADFVHLVTRLKLTPDASSDAAATEAEKTRGRDFAGTLSVRVLSRAWQMLLKGLAEVQSSPRPLASAEMVLVRMAYVADLPSPDEALRMLANKDFRPPMPTGAGSGPSTPPDARVPGAPSQPSQQAQMPQGVPPQGPGPSGGAGPTTMQAGTGMASRGMTAANVPAANVPAQDLTPDHQRGYAEPAQAERANLRLVSSQSDVQVNRQRPSASAPGAGQAPVSPVKPVITRFEEIIALAKSHRDIALQFILESAVRPVSVEPGRVVVAYDGVDGEALQSKLSRKLSDWTGERWLVDLAKEGGGATLFERKEERERQAREEADHHPLVEAVRKAFPGSKVVDVRINRDFEEEFLAPVVEDPEEEGDMSLMIDDADELGLDDF